The segment CTCCTCTTGACAGACCCCGTCTCCCGCGAGTCCGACGATTACCCCGCCCAGTCGATCCCCAACCCCTCGTGGACGACGAACTCCAGGGCGTTCACGACGTAATGGGCGATCACGACGACCAGCAGGCTCCCCGTGAGGACGAACGCCGCCGCGAGGACGAACCCCAACAGGCCCGTGACGACGACTCCCGTTCGGCCCTGCGCGCCGTGGCCGAGCGCGAAGAGGACCGACGAGACGATCGCCAGCAGCCAGGGCGAGACGCCGTAGCCCGCCGCCACGGCACCGATCAGCGCCGCTCGGAAGAGGAACTCCTCAAAGGCGGCGATGACCGGGAGCACGAGGCCGAGCAGCACCGCCCACCCGCCCGCGGAGCGGGGTGCGAGCAGTCCCCGGAGGCGTTCGTCGTAGGTGAATCCCAGACGGTCGGCGAGCGCTCCGCCCGCCTCGCTCGCGAGGTACAACGCGAGTCCGAGGCCGAGGCCGATCCCGACGGCCCCGAGTCCGCTCGTGCCCGCGTCCGTCCCGATCCCCAGCGCGGCGGGCGGGATCTCCGTATACCAGGCGGCAGCGAGCAACACGGCGGCGAACAGCCCCTGTGAGAGCGCGACGTTCGCGAGGAGCGCTCCGGGGGTGATCTCCGGGTCCGGGGTCTCCGTCCGTTCGTCACGTGGCTCGACGACCGTCCGGGAGAGGTGTGCGAGCGCGAGAAGGAGAACGCATACGACGCCCGTCAACCCGACGAACGTCGCCCACTCCGCCACGACTTACTGGGGCGTGGGACTGCCGCTCGGGACCTGCCGGTCGCGATCCAGCGCGGTCGTGATGTTCTTCAGGCGGTCGACCAGCCCGTCCTTCTCCGGTTCGCCGACCAGCGCGATGTCGAGCACCTCGCTGATGTGCGAGACGGGGATGACCTCGACCTCGTCCTTGTACTCGTCCTCGATCATCACGTCCTGCTCGTTCGACTTGGGGATGATCACGGTGTCGATGCCGGACTTCGCGGCGGCCTCGATCTTGTGGGTGACCCCGCCGACCGGGAGGACGTCGCCCCGAACGGAGAGCGAACCGGTCATCGCGACGTTCTGGGCGACCGGGATCTCCTCGAGGGCGCTGATCACCGCGGTGGCGATCGAGATCGACGCCGAGTCGCCCTCCACGCCCTCGTAGGACTGAAGGAACTGGATGTGGACGTCCATCTCGTTGATGTCCTTGTTGGTGAACTTCTTGATGATCGCGGAGACGTTCTGGACCGACTCCTGGGCGATCTCCTGGAGCTTTCCTGTTGCAATTACCTCGCCGTGGCCCTGGGTCACCTCGGCCATGATGGGCTTGACGATACCCGAATCGTCGCCCATCACCGCCAGTCCGTTGACCCGGCCGACGACGCCGCCCTCGTTCATCGTCATGTCGTAGTCGCTGTAGCGCTCGATGAACGTGTCGGCGAGCTGCTGTTCGATCGAGCGCGAGCGCTTCTTCGCCGCGAGCACGTGATCGCGGGTCGTGTACTCCGTGCCCTCCGCTCGCGCGAGGTCGCCCGCGACGCGGATGAGCCCGCCGAGGTTACGCAGCTGAAGCGTCAAGTGGCCCTTCCGGCCGGAGCGTCGCTTGGCCTCGAGGATGACCTCCTCGATCGCCTCGCGGGTGAAGTGGGGCAGGCGGCCGTCGTTCTCGACCTCCTGGGCGATGAACCGGGCGTACTTGCGGCGCATCTCCGGCTCGTCCTCGATGGTGTCGTCGAAGAACACCTCGTAGCCGTAGCCCTTGATCCGCGAGCGGAGCGCGGGGTGCATGTTCTCCAGGGCGTCGCGGTTGCCCGCCGCGACCATGATGAAGTCCGTCGGGACGGGCTCGGTCTGGACCATCGCACCCGAGGAGCGCTCGCTCTGGCCGGTGATGGCGAACTCGCCCTCCTGGATCGCCGTCATCAGGTGCTGTTGGGAACGGACGTCGAGCGTGTTGATCTCGTCGATGAACAGCACGCCGCGGTGGGACTTGTGGATCCCGCCGGCCTCGACGCGGTCGTGACTCGGCGTCTCCATGCCGCCCGACTGGAACGGGTCGTGGCGGACGTCGCCGAGCAGCGCGCCGGCGTGGGCGCCGGTGACGTCCTCGAAGGGCGCGGTGGTGTTGTCGGCGTTGTTGATCAGGAGGTTCGGGACCATCGCGTCGCTGCCGCGGTTCGCGTACTTGAATGCGAGGTAGATGATCGCGGCGGCGATGATCCCCAGTAGGATGTTCCCGATGAACAGCGAGTAGCCGAGGATCACGATGATGATCAGCCACATGAGGATGGTCCGCATCGTGTTGCGCTTGCGGGCCTCCTCCTTGTGGGCCTCGACGATCTGTTCGCCCTTGCCCGCGGGCACGGTCCTGATCTTCGGCTCGTTGCCGTCGTCGGGGTTGTGGTAGACGAGGACGTCCTGGAGATCCTCGTTGGGCAGCAGCTGGCTCATCGCCTTCGCCAGCATCGACTTACCCGTCCCGGGCGAGCCGATCATCAGCATGTGGCGTCGTTGCTTTGCGGCCTTGCGGGCGACCTCCTGGGCGTGGTCCTGGCCGATCACCTGATCGACCAGCTTGTCGGGGACCTCGATGTCCTCGGTGGAGTCGATCTTGAGCCCGCCGAGGAGGTCGTCCTCGTTCTCCTCGTCGATCTCGGCCTCGAAGCCGACGTCGACGTCACTGCCGAGCGCGTCGTCCTCCGACTCCGGCTCGGAGCCGTCGCCGACGTCGGGCTCGGGCCCCGCGTCCGAAGACTCGTTCACCCCGTCCTCGTAGGGGGGTTCGCCGGTGTCTCTCTCGTTGCTCATAGAATCTGGTTGCTGATGAAAATCAGGGTTGCGCAACTGATATACTTTCTCCCTGCTCGTGATCGATGGACCGACTCGCTACGCTTTTGAGGGCACGGATTGTCGGTTCGAGCAGAAATATGAGGCGGGGCTTCTACATCGGCCGGTTCCAGCCGTACCACAACGGCCACCACCGCATGGTCGACCGGATCGCGAACGAGGTCGACGAGCTCGTCCTCGGGATCGGCAGCGCGGGCGACTCCCACTCGAGACACGATCCGTTCACCGCCGGCGAGCGCATCATGATGCTCACCAAGTCGCTGGTCGACTACGATATCGTGACCTACGCCGTTCCCATCGAGGACCTCGATCGAAACTCGGTCTGGGTCAGCCACGTCCAGAGCATGAGCCCGGACTTCGAGGTCGCGTACTCGAACAACCCGCTCGTGATCCAGCTGTTCAGCGAGGCCGGCGTCGAGGTGCGCCAGTCGCCGATGTTCAACCGCGAGGAGCTCGAGGGTACCGAGGTACGCGAGCGCATGATCGAGGATCAGAACTGGGAGAAGCTGGTCCCCGATCCCGTCGTGGAGGTCGTCCGCGAGACCAACGGCATCGAACGACTCCAGCGGGTCAGCGAGACCGACACGAACGGAACAGAATGATCACGCTCGCTTCGGACTTCGGCACGCCGTATCCGGCGGCGATGAAGGGCGTGATCCTCTCGCGAATCGACGCCCGGCTCGTCGATATCGCCCACGACTTCCCTCGCCAGGACCCCCGTACCGCGGCGTTCTGGTTGCGCGAGATCCTGCCCTGGTTCCCGCCCGCAGTCCACCTCGCGGTGATCGACCCCGGCGTCGGCACCGACCGCGCGGCGCTGGTCGTTCGAGCGGGCGAGGGTGCGCTCGTCGGCCCCGACAACGGCGTGCTCCTCCCGGCGGCCCGCCGTCTAGGGGAGCCCGAGGTCCTCGCGATCGACCCCTCGGACGAGACGTTCCCCGACATCGGCGGGGAGGGAAGCACGTTCGACGGCCGGGACGTCTTCGCGCCCGCGGCCGCCGAGATCCACGAGGCCGGGGTCGACACCCTCGAGGAACTCGAGTGGCTCTCGCCCGTCGAGGACGAGGAGTACGTCGACCTCGAGTTCCCCGAGCCCGAGATCCGCGAGAGCGAGGCCATCGGCGAGGTGCTCGTGCTCGACGGCTTCGGCAACGCGATCACCAACGTTCCCGGGAGCGTGCTGGAGGGCCGGTTCGGCACCGAGGTGGCGGTCAACGGCACCGCCGTCCCCGCCGAACGGAGCTACGCACACGTCGACCCCGGCGAGCGTCTCGTGACGGTCGGGAGCCACGGCAACGTGGAGCTCGCGGCCAACGCGAGCCGCGGCGACGAGGCGTTCGGCGTCGAACCCGGCTCGGAGGTTCGGATCGACTTCTGATCAGCGGGATCCGCCGTCAGTCCCGGAACGATCTCTTATGCCCCTCGTCCATCAGGTGGTCCCTCTATACGGTCCGCTAGCGTTCTACTACGTATGGGTGCCCCTTCCCCTCGGTCCAAACGAACGGCATATGCAGCGAAAATCGCTCGCGCACGAGGAGGTGCTGATGAGTATGACGAGCGAGCGAAAGAGCAGCGTCCGCGGTCCTTTGCGGCACGGATCGCCTGGGCTCGCAACCGGTAGCCACGGCTGGCCGTTCTCGAGAGTCGTCCGGTTCCTTCCCGTCGGTATTTCGGCCTCGAACCGTGATGATTCTCGGATCGAACTCAAGCGTTCCCCTGAAGGAAACGACACGCTCGTGGATAGCCTCGAATCATCGAAGGGAGTGGAGCCTTAGATGAACCACTCGGCAGTCGAGAGATGTGCCGTGCTGAATACAGAGCGCGTATTTCTCACTCGACGCTTCCGGACGGAGTCGATCGAATCGGCGTAGACGGCCGATACGGATGGTACTGACTACGGCACGGGGCATCGATAAAAGTAGGGTCGTGTTTCAGTGTCGCCGATAGGCGACGGGCTGAAGCAGGTATTACGCGCGAACGACGTTCGTCGCTCGGGGGCCCTTGGGAGCCTGTTCGATATCGAACTCGATGTCCTGTCCTTCCTCGAGGTCCGGGCCGCCGACGTCCTCCATGTGGAAGAAAACGTCATCGTCCGCATCCTCAGTGGAAATAAATCCGTAGCCGCCAGTGTCGTTGAAGAAATCAACCTTTCCGTTTGCCATTGCAAACAGACGTAGACCTGAAGTGCGGATAACGGTTCCGAGAGTCGTGGTATCACGACCGCCGTCGAGTCCGAATGGGGATCATCCCTGATTCGACCCTCCCACAGCAGCTACTAACCGCCCTCTTAGCACGATCGTATGCTACTCTCCAGGAAAGCTAGCGACGAGAAGTGAAACGAACCGCGGCCTGTCCTGACGAATTCGTCCTCTGGATCGTGTTCAGACGCCGAGCAAGCACGGTTTTGCCGGCTTCTGCGGATAGCATTACCGGCTCAGCATTTCTTCACGGGGTTTCATCGTTACCGATCTAACTACTCTGTACGATCCACACCACGTCTAAACGCGACCCGGAGGATGAGAAATACAGATACGACGCTGATCGATGGAGGTGACCCCATCAGCGGGCCATCAACGGGATATCAGTCCCTGTATTCGGTTTCGAACGTCGTCGGCGGAGTTGTATAGTTCATCGTCGATCGAAGCAAGCACTTCTCTAATGGTTTTCGACCCGCCCTGTGTTTCGACTTCATGGTCGCCGTGGGCGCTGATGAGTTCGTCGGTGGTCGTCGGATAGTCGTGATTTTCGAGCTCTTCATCCAGGTCGCCGAGCTGATCGTTGGATTCGGAGTCTATCGGTTCGGGTTCGTCGGCGCGGTCACGCGCCTCCTGAAGTTCCCGTTCTCGTTGGCGTCGCTCTTCGTCATCCGCTTGCTTATCTCGTGTGTTTTTGGTATCTGCCATCCTACGATTTAGAACTGGGAGCGGGATAAGGGTGTGGCCGTTCGCCGGTCCGTTCCTCCCGGATTCACCTGACGGCCGAGTACACGGTATCGACCACCGGGTCAGTTACTCTGCACACGTACTGAGCAGCCGATTCAGCGTCGCTCACTCGAACGCTCGAAATCTGCGTGCTGAACTCAGCCTCCGTATTCAACACGCCGACCCCGATCAGTTCGCGATCCGTGACGTTGAGTATGGACGACTGGAAAGGGGCGAAGCACGCGCCGTGCGCCGACGGGAGCGATGCGACGAGCGGGACTACGGCTGTCGGATCTGCGGCTCTCCGTACCGGTCGAGACCCGCGGTCCGTTACGACTGCGGAACGAGACGGTCGTGGCGATCGAACGCGTCCTCGCCGGAAGCAATCCGTAGCGGCGTCACACGACACGTTCATCGGCGATCGTCCTCATCGGGCGGTTCCTCGGAGAGGGCAGCCGTCTGGAGCTCAAGAAACGCATACCGCGATTGAGAAATCGCCGACCGTCCGAAACGGCGTCGGATGACGGTTCGGAACGGAGCCGACGGAAACGGGTTTTCGAAGCGCGTTGGGCGGTCTCTGTTCAGCCGTTGACGACCGATCCGCCGTTGAGATGCAGCGTCTGGCCGGTCATGTACGAGGAGTCCTCGCAGGCGAGGTAGACGTACGCCGGGCCCAGTTCGCTGGGCTGGCCCGGACGTCCCATCGGGACGTCGGTGCCGAACTCCTCGACCATCTCGGGGTCGTACTGGCCGATCGTCGCCGGGATCAGCGGCGTCCAGATCGGCCCCGGCGCGACCTGATTGACCCGGATGCCCTCGCTCGCGACCTGCTGGGAGAGCGAGCGCGTAAAGGCGACGATCGCGCCCTTCGTCGAGGAGTAGTCGACCAGCGTGGCCTTGCCGACGTAGGCGTTGATCGAGGTCGTGTTGATGATCGCGTCGCCGTCGTCCAGGTGCGGCAGCACCGCCCGCGCCATGTAGAAGTAGCCGTGGACGTTGGTGGCGAACGTCTCCTCCCACTGCTCGTCGGTGATCTCCGCGAGATCGCTCTTGACGACCTGCGTCGCCGCGTTGTTGACCAGGACGTTCACGCCGCCGAACTCCTCGGCGACCTCCTCGACGACGGCCTGACAGAACGCGCTGTCGCGGACGTCTCCCTCGATCGTCAGGCAGTCTTGTCCCTCCGCCTCGATCATCTCGGCCGTCTCCGCCGCGTCCTCCTCCTCCTCGAGATAGACGACGGCGACGTCGGCGCCCTCCCGGGCGAAGTGCACCGCGGCGGCCCGCCCGATGCCGCTGTCCCCGCCCGTCACGATCGCGACCGTCCCGTCCATCTTTCCGCTTCCCCGGTAGTCGTCGCGGATGAACTCGGCCGAGGGCTGCATCTCGCCCTCGACGCCCGGGCGTCGGTCCTGTTCCTGTGGCTCGATCTCTTCGGCCTTCTCGCGCGCGTCCTGATGCGTCATGGACGGCGATACTCCCGGAGGCGTGTTGAGCGTCCGCGTTGCCATGGAATGCTTTCGCCCTCCCGGATCGCCGACATCCACGCGTTTAGGCCCCTTCGACGAGGACGATGGTCCGTGACGCGTTCCGCGGGCCGACGGAGCTACCTCGCGCTCGTCCTCGGGAGCGCGAGCTACGCCTGTCTGTTGTTCGTCTGGTTCCTGCTCCCGGCGTTTCTCACGCCGGTCATCGACGACCTCGGCCTCACGGGCTGGCAGGCCGGCGTGCTCGTCGGGGCCGTTCCCCTCACCTACATCCCGCTCTCGCTGATCAGCGGGCTCGCGATCGACCGGATCGGTCCCCGCTGGGGAATCGGCGTCGGCCTGCTGGTCTTCGGCGCCGCGGGCGCCGCCCGCGGGTTTGCGACCGGCTTTCCGACGATGCTCGTACTGACGCTGTTGGTGGGGGTGGGCGCGACCGGCATCACGTTCGGGCTTCCCAAACTCGTCGCGGCGCTCTTTCTCGAGGACAGGGTGGGCTCCGCCTCGACGGTCTACGTGCTCGGATCGTACGCGGGATCGGCGTCGGCGTTCGCGATCGGCCGGCCCGTTCTGGGACCGGCGCTGGGCGGCTGGCGGCCCACCTTCGTCCGCAGCGGCCTCGCCGTCATCGCGTTCGCGCTCGTCTGGTTCCTCGGGACGAGACGCATCGACCCCCGCGACGCGGACGACGGACGGGCCTTCTCGCTCGGTTCGCTGCGCGAGGACGCCGCTCGGGTGCTCTCGAACCGCTCGATGGCGCTGCTCGTGGCGATCGGGACGGCCTACCTGCTCGTGAGCCACGGCCTGCAGGGCTGGCTCGTGACGCTCTTCGAGTCCCGCGGCGTCCGTCCCGCGCTCGCCGGACTCACCACCACGGTGCTCGTCGCCGGACAGGTCGTCGGCGCGCTCTCGATTCCACCCCTGTCGGATCGACACTCGGCGCGCCGGCCGGCGGTCGTCCTCGCGGGGTTGCTCGTGACCGCCGGGACGACGACCCTGCTGGTGTCTGACTCCACGCTCGCGCCCGCGGCCGTCGGCATCGTCGCCGTCGGGATCGGTCTCGGCGGGATCGGGCCGCTGTTGCGCGCGATCCCGGTCGAACTGGAGGGGATCGGTCCCGGTCTCACTGCGACGGCGGTCGGGTTCGTCTTCGCCGTCGGCGAGATCGGCGGTTTTCTGGGGCCGTTTCTCGTCGGCTCGCTTCGCGACGCGACCGGCTCGTTCGTCCCCGGGCTGGCGGCGATCGCGCTGGCGGGACTGGCGATCGCCGCCGCGGGCTGGCAGATGACCGGGATCGACTCGTAACACGAGAACCTGCCGGTCGCTCCGGCTCGACGTACGAACCGGTTCGGCGTCGGCTCGTCGGGACGACTCGGGCGAACGAACTCCGCACCGATCACGTGAATAGGGGTGATGGTCGAGTTGTGCTCGGAGATGAGCGACGCTTTCGCGCTGATGAACGTGATCGGCCTGCTCGCGTTCGCCATCGTCGGATCGCTCAAGGGTGCGGAAGCCGACCTCGATCTGTTCGGCGTCGTCGTTCTCGGGGTTCTGACCGCGCTCGGCGGGGGGACCGTCCGAGATACCCTCGTCGGTCAGGTCCCGCTCGCGCTCCGCGCGACGACCGACGTGCTGGTAGTGCTTCTGGGCGTCGGCCTCGCGCTCGTCGTCATCCGATCGTTCGGCGATCTGCGTGATCACCCGATCGTGTTGATTCCCGACGCGGTCGGACTCGCGGCCTTCGCGGCGACCGGCGCGTCCGTCGGCTACGAGGCCGGCCTCACCCCGTTCGGGATCGTCGTCCTCGCCGCGCTGACCGCCGTCGGCGGTGGGAGTCTCTGTGATCTCCTCCTCGTTCGTGTGCCGGTCGTCCTCCGTGAGGGTTTCTATGCGACCCCTGCCGTGATCGGCGGGGTAGCCTTCTGGATCGCCGTTTCCATCGGTATCTCGATCGGTCTCGCGACGATCGGCTGTGCCGGACTCGTCCTCGCGCTTCGCCTGCTCGCGCTGCGTCGTGGATGGGGATTGCCGACGGTGTAGCGGCCCGCGTCTCACACTCACGAGCGAGCCGCGAAGCGGTGAGCGAGCGTCCCGAAAAGTGCGTAGCA is part of the Halalkalicoccus sp. CG83 genome and harbors:
- a CDS encoding DUF5789 family protein, encoding MADTKNTRDKQADDEERRQRERELQEARDRADEPEPIDSESNDQLGDLDEELENHDYPTTTDELISAHGDHEVETQGGSKTIREVLASIDDELYNSADDVRNRIQGLISR
- a CDS encoding cold-shock protein produces the protein MANGKVDFFNDTGGYGFISTEDADDDVFFHMEDVGGPDLEEGQDIEFDIEQAPKGPRATNVVRA
- a CDS encoding MFS transporter, which gives rise to MTRSAGRRSYLALVLGSASYACLLFVWFLLPAFLTPVIDDLGLTGWQAGVLVGAVPLTYIPLSLISGLAIDRIGPRWGIGVGLLVFGAAGAARGFATGFPTMLVLTLLVGVGATGITFGLPKLVAALFLEDRVGSASTVYVLGSYAGSASAFAIGRPVLGPALGGWRPTFVRSGLAVIAFALVWFLGTRRIDPRDADDGRAFSLGSLREDAARVLSNRSMALLVAIGTAYLLVSHGLQGWLVTLFESRGVRPALAGLTTTVLVAGQVVGALSIPPLSDRHSARRPAVVLAGLLVTAGTTTLLVSDSTLAPAAVGIVAVGIGLGGIGPLLRAIPVELEGIGPGLTATAVGFVFAVGEIGGFLGPFLVGSLRDATGSFVPGLAAIALAGLAIAAAGWQMTGIDS
- a CDS encoding SAM hydrolase/SAM-dependent halogenase family protein, with amino-acid sequence MITLASDFGTPYPAAMKGVILSRIDARLVDIAHDFPRQDPRTAAFWLREILPWFPPAVHLAVIDPGVGTDRAALVVRAGEGALVGPDNGVLLPAARRLGEPEVLAIDPSDETFPDIGGEGSTFDGRDVFAPAAAEIHEAGVDTLEELEWLSPVEDEEYVDLEFPEPEIRESEAIGEVLVLDGFGNAITNVPGSVLEGRFGTEVAVNGTAVPAERSYAHVDPGERLVTVGSHGNVELAANASRGDEAFGVEPGSEVRIDF
- the lonB gene encoding ATP-dependent protease LonB, with amino-acid sequence MSNERDTGEPPYEDGVNESSDAGPEPDVGDGSEPESEDDALGSDVDVGFEAEIDEENEDDLLGGLKIDSTEDIEVPDKLVDQVIGQDHAQEVARKAAKQRRHMLMIGSPGTGKSMLAKAMSQLLPNEDLQDVLVYHNPDDGNEPKIRTVPAGKGEQIVEAHKEEARKRNTMRTILMWLIIIVILGYSLFIGNILLGIIAAAIIYLAFKYANRGSDAMVPNLLINNADNTTAPFEDVTGAHAGALLGDVRHDPFQSGGMETPSHDRVEAGGIHKSHRGVLFIDEINTLDVRSQQHLMTAIQEGEFAITGQSERSSGAMVQTEPVPTDFIMVAAGNRDALENMHPALRSRIKGYGYEVFFDDTIEDEPEMRRKYARFIAQEVENDGRLPHFTREAIEEVILEAKRRSGRKGHLTLQLRNLGGLIRVAGDLARAEGTEYTTRDHVLAAKKRSRSIEQQLADTFIERYSDYDMTMNEGGVVGRVNGLAVMGDDSGIVKPIMAEVTQGHGEVIATGKLQEIAQESVQNVSAIIKKFTNKDINEMDVHIQFLQSYEGVEGDSASISIATAVISALEEIPVAQNVAMTGSLSVRGDVLPVGGVTHKIEAAAKSGIDTVIIPKSNEQDVMIEDEYKDEVEVIPVSHISEVLDIALVGEPEKDGLVDRLKNITTALDRDRQVPSGSPTPQ
- a CDS encoding nicotinamide-nucleotide adenylyltransferase, with translation MRRGFYIGRFQPYHNGHHRMVDRIANEVDELVLGIGSAGDSHSRHDPFTAGERIMMLTKSLVDYDIVTYAVPIEDLDRNSVWVSHVQSMSPDFEVAYSNNPLVIQLFSEAGVEVRQSPMFNREELEGTEVRERMIEDQNWEKLVPDPVVEVVRETNGIERLQRVSETDTNGTE
- a CDS encoding SDR family oxidoreductase; translation: MTHQDAREKAEEIEPQEQDRRPGVEGEMQPSAEFIRDDYRGSGKMDGTVAIVTGGDSGIGRAAAVHFAREGADVAVVYLEEEEDAAETAEMIEAEGQDCLTIEGDVRDSAFCQAVVEEVAEEFGGVNVLVNNAATQVVKSDLAEITDEQWEETFATNVHGYFYMARAVLPHLDDGDAIINTTSINAYVGKATLVDYSSTKGAIVAFTRSLSQQVASEGIRVNQVAPGPIWTPLIPATIGQYDPEMVEEFGTDVPMGRPGQPSELGPAYVYLACEDSSYMTGQTLHLNGGSVVNG
- a CDS encoding trimeric intracellular cation channel family protein: MSDAFALMNVIGLLAFAIVGSLKGAEADLDLFGVVVLGVLTALGGGTVRDTLVGQVPLALRATTDVLVVLLGVGLALVVIRSFGDLRDHPIVLIPDAVGLAAFAATGASVGYEAGLTPFGIVVLAALTAVGGGSLCDLLLVRVPVVLREGFYATPAVIGGVAFWIAVSIGISIGLATIGCAGLVLALRLLALRRGWGLPTV
- a CDS encoding CPBP family intramembrane glutamic endopeptidase, which encodes MAEWATFVGLTGVVCVLLLALAHLSRTVVEPRDERTETPDPEITPGALLANVALSQGLFAAVLLAAAWYTEIPPAALGIGTDAGTSGLGAVGIGLGLGLALYLASEAGGALADRLGFTYDERLRGLLAPRSAGGWAVLLGLVLPVIAAFEEFLFRAALIGAVAAGYGVSPWLLAIVSSVLFALGHGAQGRTGVVVTGLLGFVLAAAFVLTGSLLVVVIAHYVVNALEFVVHEGLGIDWAG